From Methanobacterium petrolearium, a single genomic window includes:
- a CDS encoding NYN domain-containing protein has product MQIIVDASNVAHFEKKGGKPSLKNLLSATETLEKLGYHPILIADASLRHEIDEKDEFNKLLDEEKVHQVPSGTNADHYILKIAEEQDAKILSNDAFREFYDEFRDINSRRIPYKFINGKISIGSSAKPKKIKNILQKICTQTLGEFEKKGYESYKLKKNKKLSGIAVAKEAIDRISKSRDEGIDTKLEGMFMKIPLFDKVMQMVEDAETTSDFIIFVLISPRDYQEAVRNAGNIAVTVGDRLKLDHAPLVAVRNDLFTKPGTFELNIIYSEEILEESPFDVNITINDHDYSFIKKNSRNIASTVAARLGTWKFPIVSVKPSMLMEKPGHYDINLEKGGDK; this is encoded by the coding sequence TTGCAGATTATTGTGGATGCATCTAACGTAGCCCACTTTGAAAAAAAGGGTGGAAAACCCAGCCTAAAAAACTTGCTAAGTGCAACAGAAACACTTGAAAAATTAGGCTATCATCCAATTCTCATTGCAGATGCATCGCTGAGACATGAGATAGATGAGAAAGATGAATTCAACAAACTTCTTGATGAAGAAAAGGTACACCAGGTGCCCTCTGGCACCAATGCTGATCACTACATCCTGAAAATTGCTGAGGAACAAGATGCAAAAATATTATCTAACGATGCTTTCAGAGAATTTTACGATGAATTCAGAGATATCAACAGTCGCAGAATTCCTTACAAATTTATTAATGGGAAAATAAGCATAGGTAGCTCTGCCAAGCCCAAAAAGATTAAAAACATCCTGCAAAAGATTTGTACTCAGACCTTGGGAGAGTTTGAGAAGAAAGGCTATGAATCATACAAATTAAAAAAGAACAAGAAACTTTCCGGTATTGCAGTAGCTAAAGAGGCCATTGATAGAATATCAAAAAGTAGAGATGAAGGCATTGACACCAAACTTGAAGGAATGTTCATGAAAATACCCTTATTTGATAAGGTCATGCAAATGGTGGAAGATGCGGAAACAACCAGTGATTTCATAATATTCGTTCTGATTAGCCCCAGAGATTATCAGGAAGCGGTTAGAAACGCAGGTAACATTGCTGTAACAGTTGGTGATCGTTTGAAATTGGATCACGCCCCACTGGTTGCCGTTCGGAACGATCTGTTCACCAAACCCGGAACATTTGAACTAAACATTATTTATTCAGAGGAAATACTTGAAGAATCTCCCTTTGATGTGAATATTACAATTAATGATCACGACTACTCATTTATTAAGAAAAACTCCCGTAATATTGCCAGCACAGTTGCTGCCAGGTTAGGCACCTGGAAATTCCCCATAGTATCCGTGAAACCAAGTATGCTGATGGAAAAACCAGGCCACTATGACATAAACTTGGAAAAGGGAGGAGACAAGTAA
- a CDS encoding metallophosphoesterase family protein codes for MVLIAHISDFHIGSISFQEQLLLQSIDTINDMAPDVTIITGDLTENGYYMEMEKAAGYIENIKSPLMVVPGNHDARHVGDQCFRELIRDRYGTLQVLNGLKSGLKIMGLDSSEPDLNYGKVGRAQQAWMEEQLDDATQNGMYKIIALHHHIIPVPRTGRERNVLSDAGDILYSIISKNADLVLSGHKHVPHVWMVQNTAFATAGTVSSLKLRGKDPASFNTVIIDDDYIEILLNSADGKTNCLAKYENRCR; via the coding sequence ATGGTTTTAATTGCCCATATCTCTGATTTCCATATAGGATCCATATCATTTCAGGAACAATTACTCTTACAATCCATAGACACCATCAATGACATGGCACCCGATGTTACCATCATAACCGGAGATCTTACTGAAAACGGATACTATATGGAAATGGAAAAGGCCGCAGGGTACATAGAAAATATAAAATCCCCACTAATGGTTGTTCCAGGAAACCATGATGCAAGGCATGTGGGAGACCAATGCTTCCGTGAGCTCATAAGAGATCGTTATGGAACTCTTCAAGTTTTAAATGGTCTGAAAAGCGGTCTGAAAATAATGGGGTTGGACAGTAGTGAACCTGATCTGAATTATGGGAAAGTTGGACGAGCCCAACAAGCTTGGATGGAAGAACAACTGGATGATGCTACCCAGAATGGAATGTATAAAATCATAGCCTTGCATCACCATATCATACCTGTACCCAGAACTGGAAGGGAACGAAATGTTTTAAGTGATGCAGGAGATATTCTCTACTCTATAATAAGTAAAAATGCAGATTTAGTTCTGTCAGGACATAAACATGTACCTCATGTTTGGATGGTTCAAAACACTGCCTTCGCCACTGCAGGAACAGTATCCTCACTGAAGCTCAGGGGCAAGGATCCAGCATCATTCAACACAGTTATTATAGATGATGATTATATAGAAATTCTCTTAAACAGTGCCGATGGAAAAACAAACTGTCTGGCCAAGTATGAAAACAGGTGTAGGTGA
- a CDS encoding nascent polypeptide-associated complex protein, whose translation MIPSAGMNPKQLKQMQRAMKQMGMDMKDVKGVSEVIIKFKNKELIINNPKVNLMNFMGQDTYQISGKTKERKIEAELVIPDDDVELVATQTGVSPEEARRTLLETNGDLAEAILRLS comes from the coding sequence ATGATACCCAGTGCAGGTATGAATCCCAAACAACTTAAACAGATGCAAAGAGCCATGAAACAAATGGGCATGGACATGAAAGATGTTAAAGGAGTTAGTGAAGTAATAATCAAATTCAAGAACAAAGAACTAATTATTAACAATCCTAAAGTTAACCTGATGAATTTCATGGGACAGGATACCTATCAAATATCTGGAAAAACCAAGGAACGGAAAATTGAAGCTGAACTGGTTATTCCTGATGATGATGTGGAATTAGTAGCCACCCAAACAGGGGTCAGTCCTGAAGAAGCCAGAAGAACATTACTAGAAACCAATGGTGATCTGGCTGAGGCTATATTGAGGTTAAGTTAA